The window CGGATTGCTGGATGACGACGGCGAGCTGATTAAAGAATTAACCTGTATGGATCTTGAACCGCGTCTGCAGGCCTGGAAAGGCGAAGTGCGCTGCCATGCCGAAGCGGCGATAAAAAGCGTGCGTCAGGGCGTGCCACGGGTACACCTGCTGAGTTACGCCGACGACGGTGCCCTGCTGCAGGAATTATTCTCACGCGAAGGGCGTGGCACCATGGTCACGCAATACGCCTACGATCAGCTGCGTAATGCCAGAAGCGACGATGTGGTTGGTATTCTTGAATTACTGCGTCCGCTGGAAGAGCAGGGCATTCTGGTGCGCCGTTCACGGGAATTACTGGAAAACGAAATTCAGCGTTTTTATGTGATTGAACGCGACGGCATGATCACCGCCTGTGCGGCGCTCTATCCTTACTCCGACGACAAAGCCGAGCTGGCCTGCGTGGCGGTGCATGCCGATTATCGCGGTACCAATCGCGGTCAGCGTCTGCTCGAACAGATTGAGCAGGAAGCCCAGCGGCGTCAGTACAAACAATTATTTGTGTTAACCACACGTACCGCCCACTGGTTTATCGAAAATGGTTTTGTTGCCGGTGCCGTCAGCGAATTACCGCAGGAACGGCAGAAGCTGTATAACTTCCAGCGTAATTCCAAGGTATTTTTCAAATCCTTGTGAGCAATAAGCAACCGTGATTTCACTCTCTCACCTGGGGCGCGAAATTCATCGGCGTTACGATGAATTCGGCCCCATTCTGGTGTTCGACGACGGCAATAAACGCTATTTAAGTTTTGGCACCGCCGACGAACAAAGCTGCCAGCTGAAAAGTGCGCCACTGCAGTTACAGCACGAATATGCCCGTGCCATGGTCGCCGTGCTGATGCAATCCGACGCCTCGACACCACCGGCGAATATCACGCTGCTGGGAACCGGCGGCGGTACTCTGGCCAGCACACTGTTCCACTGGCTGCCGCAGGCGACAATTCAGGCGGTGGATATCCGGCAGGCGGTGTTTCAGATCGCGCAGCAGTATTTTGCTCTGCCCCGTGATAAGCGTCTGAGCACCCATGTCAGCGATGCCGCCGAATTTTTACGCAACAGCGAGCAGGGACAGTGCGATTTATTAATCTGCGATCTGTATCTGGCCGATGGCCTTGATCCTTTGGTATTGCAGAGCGACTTTCTCGATTTATGCGAACGCCATTTATCGGCCCACGGCTGGCTGGTACTGAATTTATGGAAAGAACACCGCGAACAGACCGACTGTCTGGCGCAGTTAAAACAGCGCTTCCCGCAATTACTGCAAAGCACCACCACCGATGGCAACTGGATTCTCTGGGCCAGTAAATACGCAGAAATTGCCGATAAAAAAACGGCCCGCGAACGCTGCGTGCAGCGCTCACCGCTGGCCGGTTTTAATCTGTGGAATGTGGTGAAAGGCTTTTATCGTCACCGCTGATACAGCCACATCATGCACTGGCGCCTACAAAGAATTACAAACTTCCCGGTTTAGTGACACGAACAGCCGTTGCCGCAGCTGCAGCCATAGGGTAGCGTGCTGATGACAAGATCAGCATGGAGCAGCCCCCTGACTGCCCACGTCTGATCAGCAGAATAACAACCGCCAATAAATAACAGCCAGAATAACAACAAGAGTACTCAGTATGTTGCAGTCACTAATTCAGATCGGCCTGCCGGTCGCCCTGATTTTAATTATGGTCGGCGTTGGTCTCGGCCTCACTCCGGAAGATTTCCGCCGTGTATTCCGCCAGCCAAGGGGCTTTCTGATCGGTGCTTTCTGTCAGATGTTATTGCTGCCACTGATCGCAATGGCGGTCATCGCCATTACCGGTCTGCATGGTGAAATGGCTATCGGTCTGTTTATTCTTGCCCTTTGCCCCGGTGGTACCACCTCCAATCTGTACAGTTTTCTCGCCCGGGCCGATGTTGGCCTGTCGGTATCACTGACCGCGGTGATTGGTTTTATTACACCGTTCAGCATTCCGTTACTCGGCGTCTGGGCCATTAACCATTACAGCGATGCCGGCTCACACTTTGAGCTGCCGATTGTCAGCACCTGGATCAAGCTGATGATTATCACCGTGATTCCGGTG of the Thalassolituus hydrocarboniclasticus genome contains:
- the argA gene encoding amino-acid N-acetyltransferase, whose translation is MNPDTTAYVQWFRQSSPYINAHRGKTFVIMFEGDAIAHDNFNHVVQDIALLTSLGVRLVLVHGARPQIDAVLSKLDIQSRFHNDLRITDGEALDAVKAAVGMVKADVESRLSIGLPNSPMHGARIRVVSGNFVTAKPLGVIDGVDYQHTGEVRRIEHQAISELLAQRNVVLLSSAGYSPSGEMFNLTVEDVAQHTAVALRADKLIIMGEQSGLLDDDGELIKELTCMDLEPRLQAWKGEVRCHAEAAIKSVRQGVPRVHLLSYADDGALLQELFSREGRGTMVTQYAYDQLRNARSDDVVGILELLRPLEEQGILVRRSRELLENEIQRFYVIERDGMITACAALYPYSDDKAELACVAVHADYRGTNRGQRLLEQIEQEAQRRQYKQLFVLTTRTAHWFIENGFVAGAVSELPQERQKLYNFQRNSKVFFKSL
- a CDS encoding spermidine synthase, with amino-acid sequence MISLSHLGREIHRRYDEFGPILVFDDGNKRYLSFGTADEQSCQLKSAPLQLQHEYARAMVAVLMQSDASTPPANITLLGTGGGTLASTLFHWLPQATIQAVDIRQAVFQIAQQYFALPRDKRLSTHVSDAAEFLRNSEQGQCDLLICDLYLADGLDPLVLQSDFLDLCERHLSAHGWLVLNLWKEHREQTDCLAQLKQRFPQLLQSTTTDGNWILWASKYAEIADKKTARERCVQRSPLAGFNLWNVVKGFYRHR
- a CDS encoding bile acid:sodium symporter family protein; translated protein: MLQSLIQIGLPVALILIMVGVGLGLTPEDFRRVFRQPRGFLIGAFCQMLLLPLIAMAVIAITGLHGEMAIGLFILALCPGGTTSNLYSFLARADVGLSVSLTAVIGFITPFSIPLLGVWAINHYSDAGSHFELPIVSTWIKLMIITVIPVVIGMAIRAKWQHFARRMEPLITRFSVIVLIAVIVSICINLGDKLIGFTLQAGPAALLLNISTMGLGYLAGRWFLHSEAQARAISLEVGLQNGTLALLITTSILQSAEMSIAPSVYSLIMFISASLFTIAVLRRDRRQVAVA